One stretch of Methanomassiliicoccales archaeon DNA includes these proteins:
- a CDS encoding DUF835 domain-containing protein has protein sequence MQIRISRGNIYMLKCETASRLFDLCRNARTCGFDILCIARTHPDILKHDFGIEEEGENIIWVSQMVGTRSINPQNLTILYDKIGKFISNSKNALVFLEGIEYLIMQNDFQKILRFLNQLYEIVAINKGIVIFQIDPRAFSAREIALMEKCAVSLERDDMVLLK, from the coding sequence ATGCAGATTAGGATTTCAAGAGGAAATATTTACATGCTGAAGTGCGAAACTGCGAGCAGACTCTTCGATCTCTGCAGAAATGCGCGGACATGCGGGTTTGATATTTTATGTATCGCTAGGACCCATCCCGACATACTCAAACACGACTTTGGGATTGAAGAGGAAGGGGAGAATATAATTTGGGTTTCCCAAATGGTTGGAACAAGAAGCATAAATCCTCAGAATCTAACCATTCTTTATGATAAGATTGGCAAATTTATATCGAATAGCAAAAATGCATTAGTGTTTCTTGAAGGGATAGAATACCTCATAATGCAGAACGATTTTCAAAAAATACTCAGATTCCTCAATCAATTATACGAGATTGTAGCAATTAACAAGGGAATTGTCATTTTCCAGATCGATCCACGTGCGTTCTCCGCAAGAGAAATTGCACTTATGGAAAAATGTGCCGTATCGCTAGAAAGAGATGATATGGTCCTTCTCAAATGA